The proteins below are encoded in one region of Bacillus vallismortis:
- the glcR gene encoding transcriptional regulator GlcR, protein MYQEERLVAILDFLKQHNRITTEQISTLLQVSRDTARRDLVKLEEQKAIIRTRGGAILPTVHQKIQSYSGRLKTVSEEKTEIGRLAASLIHNGERVILDASTTVQACAEHLNADDCTVITNSINLAEVLSDKEGIEIYLLGGKLEKEHRFLYGASVIEKLSSYHVDKALIGVVGISEHGITIAHEEDGMVKRKMIQQAKQVIALADHSKLGSTSFYQYAELSEIDLLITDRLPSQAFCDLLDRNGVELLVTEQDEGKG, encoded by the coding sequence GTGTACCAAGAAGAAAGATTAGTAGCCATTTTGGATTTTTTAAAACAGCATAACCGAATTACAACGGAGCAGATCAGTACGCTTCTTCAAGTGTCAAGAGATACAGCCAGACGGGACCTTGTGAAGCTGGAGGAACAGAAAGCCATCATCCGCACAAGGGGCGGCGCCATTTTGCCGACTGTGCATCAGAAAATTCAAAGTTATTCCGGGCGCCTGAAAACAGTGTCGGAGGAAAAAACCGAGATCGGCAGGCTTGCCGCATCACTCATTCATAATGGTGAGCGGGTGATTTTAGATGCTTCTACAACCGTTCAGGCATGTGCGGAGCATTTGAATGCGGATGATTGCACGGTGATTACCAACTCAATTAACCTCGCTGAAGTGCTGTCAGATAAGGAAGGAATTGAAATCTATCTGCTCGGGGGCAAGCTGGAAAAGGAGCACCGCTTTCTGTACGGCGCCTCTGTGATTGAAAAGCTCTCAAGCTACCACGTCGATAAAGCGCTGATCGGTGTGGTCGGCATTTCCGAACATGGCATTACAATTGCGCATGAAGAAGATGGCATGGTGAAGCGAAAAATGATTCAGCAGGCAAAGCAGGTGATCGCGCTTGCAGATCATTCAAAACTGGGAAGTACCAGTTTTTATCAGTATGCGGAGCTGAGCGAAATCGATCTCTTGATCACAGACAGGCTGCCGAGTCAGGCGTTTTGTGATTTGCTTGACCGAAACGGGGTGGAACTGCTCGTGACAGAGCAGGATGAAGGAAAGGGCTGA
- a CDS encoding Cof-type HAD-IIB family hydrolase — protein sequence MKLIAIDLDGTLLNSKHQVSVENENALRQAQRDGIEVVVSTGRAHFDVESIFEPLGIKTWVISANGAVIHDPDGRIYHQETIDKQRAYDILTWLESENYYYEVFTDSAIYTPQNGKELLDVELDRFRSANPETDLSVLMQAAEVQYSQSGFAYIDSFQELFGTDQQINFYNILGFSFFKEKLEAGWKRYEHAEDLTLVSSAEHNFELSARKASKGQALMRLAERLNIPIEETAAVGDSLNDKSMLEAAGIGVAMGNAREDIKAMADAVTLSNDEDGVAHMINNLL from the coding sequence GTGAAATTAATTGCGATTGACTTAGACGGAACCTTACTCAACAGCAAGCATCAGGTAAGCGTGGAAAATGAAAATGCGCTGCGGCAGGCGCAGCGAGACGGCATTGAAGTGGTGGTGTCGACCGGGCGCGCTCATTTTGACGTTGAGTCGATCTTTGAGCCGCTCGGAATTAAAACGTGGGTCATCAGCGCGAACGGTGCTGTCATTCACGATCCCGACGGCAGGATTTATCATCAGGAAACCATTGATAAACAGCGGGCGTATGACATTCTCACATGGCTTGAGTCGGAAAATTATTATTACGAGGTATTCACAGATTCAGCCATATATACGCCGCAAAACGGAAAGGAGCTTCTTGATGTTGAGCTGGACCGATTCAGAAGCGCGAATCCGGAAACGGATCTTTCTGTCCTTATGCAGGCGGCCGAGGTGCAATACAGCCAATCGGGCTTCGCTTACATTGACTCGTTTCAAGAGCTGTTTGGAACTGATCAGCAGATCAACTTTTATAATATTCTCGGATTTTCTTTCTTCAAGGAGAAGCTTGAGGCAGGATGGAAAAGATATGAGCATGCTGAAGATTTGACGCTTGTCAGTTCGGCTGAGCATAACTTTGAGCTCTCTGCCCGCAAAGCATCCAAGGGACAGGCGCTGATGAGGCTTGCGGAACGGCTGAATATCCCAATCGAAGAAACCGCCGCTGTCGGTGACAGCTTAAATGACAAATCGATGCTGGAGGCGGCGGGAATCGGTGTAGCGATGGGCAATGCGCGGGAAGATATCAAAGCGATGGCCGACGCAGTCACTTTGAGCAATGACGAAGACGGCGTCGCACATATGATTAACAATTTGCTGTAG
- a CDS encoding DEAD/DEAH box helicase, whose protein sequence is MASLKEILIHVEQMEDGSFTLSAFDENEQPLPYSHMKRHLFQWHESSFYGTFLEDVSFIGTTAVLLSPWMTVELLGKNSFNSFSSVQLTEETEPLIEAASTIYEFIADGDFLPDYEAWTNGVFRWKDSDDILEGFTADWFSAAVQDYIQYDDDLRERWEHITEKSPAVTSFRGHFLDEEDFLEGIGWIDDQSPFTVGLRLNEPDFDGDDWKIEMFLRDKKSGAVEFFDGLKSLKKSWQTYSDKIAREQDRFHRTVPWLSFDSGTTLISEEEAWIFLSEASETLVDMGVEILLPSWWQIVRDSNMMLKAKVSSAPRGESFVGMNALLDFNWRFATNGIELTEAEFNELVASNRRLVNIRGQWVKIDPQFIKQMKRLMEKAESEGLHMSDILARELMDQGEGGLEDSDLIDSSAFAGIQFDLSKQLRSLIRKLTAAENLPEHEVSPSFQGTLRPYQKYGMNWLLFLRDSGFGACLADDMGLGKTIQMIAYFLHVKESGRQKTPNLIIAPTSVLGNWQRELQTFAPDLSVALHYGPRRPKGDDFEAHYENADVVLTSYGLSHADSEELSSVTWNAICLDEAQNIKNAHTKQSRAIRKLKGLHHIALSGTPMENRLTELWSIFDFMNKGYLGSLTGFHKRYVLPIEKDRDEKRIGQLQQLIRPFLLRRTKRDEEVALNLPEKLEEKEFIPLSAEQASLYEQLVKDTFDHMTSLTGMQRKALILSMLGRLKQICDHPALYLKEDQTELLAGRSVKLEKLLDLMTAIRAQNESCLIFTQYIQMGNMMKRLLEKTFGEPVQFLNGSLSKQERDSLVERFQKKEYPTLILSLKAGGTGLNLTAANHVIHYDRWWNPAVENQATDRAYRIGQERFVHVHKMITTGTIEEKIDVMLESKQTLNDQIIQSENWITELSTQELEELFTLSASAR, encoded by the coding sequence ATGGCGAGTCTTAAAGAAATTCTCATCCACGTAGAACAAATGGAAGATGGGTCATTTACGCTCTCAGCCTTTGATGAGAATGAGCAGCCCCTTCCCTACAGCCATATGAAAAGACATTTGTTCCAATGGCACGAATCCTCATTTTACGGTACCTTTCTTGAGGATGTCAGCTTCATCGGGACAACCGCTGTTCTGCTTTCTCCATGGATGACTGTTGAGCTTCTCGGCAAAAACTCGTTCAACTCATTCAGTTCCGTGCAGCTCACAGAAGAAACGGAGCCGCTGATCGAGGCGGCATCGACCATCTATGAATTTATTGCGGATGGCGATTTTCTGCCTGACTATGAAGCATGGACAAACGGTGTTTTTCGCTGGAAGGACAGCGACGATATACTGGAAGGCTTTACGGCGGATTGGTTTTCCGCCGCTGTGCAGGATTACATCCAATACGACGATGACCTGCGGGAGAGATGGGAGCATATCACGGAGAAGTCGCCTGCGGTCACGTCATTTCGCGGACATTTCCTCGATGAAGAGGATTTTCTTGAAGGTATTGGCTGGATTGACGATCAATCTCCATTTACCGTCGGCCTGCGCTTAAATGAACCGGACTTTGACGGAGACGATTGGAAAATCGAGATGTTTTTACGCGATAAAAAGAGCGGCGCCGTTGAATTCTTTGACGGGCTGAAGAGCCTTAAAAAATCGTGGCAGACGTACAGCGATAAAATCGCGCGGGAGCAGGATCGCTTTCATAGAACGGTTCCGTGGCTGTCATTTGATTCCGGGACAACGCTGATTTCAGAGGAAGAAGCCTGGATCTTCCTGTCAGAAGCAAGTGAGACGCTGGTCGATATGGGCGTTGAAATTCTTCTGCCTTCCTGGTGGCAGATTGTCAGAGACAGCAACATGATGCTAAAGGCAAAGGTGTCGTCCGCCCCGCGCGGCGAGTCATTTGTCGGCATGAACGCGTTGCTTGATTTCAACTGGCGGTTTGCGACAAATGGAATTGAGCTGACCGAGGCTGAATTTAACGAGCTTGTCGCCAGCAACAGGCGCCTCGTAAATATCCGCGGACAATGGGTCAAAATCGATCCGCAGTTTATCAAACAAATGAAACGCCTGATGGAAAAAGCGGAATCAGAAGGACTTCACATGTCTGATATTCTGGCGCGCGAACTAATGGATCAGGGAGAAGGCGGGCTTGAGGATTCAGATCTGATTGATTCATCCGCTTTTGCCGGCATACAATTTGATCTGTCCAAACAGCTCAGGTCACTGATTCGTAAGCTCACGGCCGCGGAAAATCTGCCGGAGCACGAAGTCAGTCCTTCTTTCCAAGGAACGCTACGCCCTTATCAGAAATACGGCATGAACTGGCTGCTGTTTCTGCGGGACAGCGGTTTTGGCGCCTGTCTGGCTGATGATATGGGTCTTGGGAAAACCATTCAAATGATCGCCTATTTTCTTCATGTGAAGGAAAGCGGACGGCAAAAAACGCCCAATTTGATTATTGCGCCGACATCCGTACTCGGTAACTGGCAGCGAGAGCTTCAAACCTTTGCACCTGACCTGTCCGTCGCACTCCATTACGGGCCGCGCCGTCCAAAAGGTGATGATTTCGAGGCGCATTACGAAAACGCAGACGTGGTACTCACTTCTTACGGACTGTCTCATGCCGATTCGGAAGAGCTGTCTTCTGTGACATGGAACGCGATCTGCCTTGATGAAGCGCAAAATATTAAAAACGCGCATACGAAGCAATCACGCGCAATCAGAAAGCTGAAAGGGCTTCACCATATCGCGCTGAGCGGCACGCCAATGGAAAACCGTTTGACCGAGCTGTGGTCCATTTTTGACTTTATGAATAAAGGCTACCTCGGCAGTCTGACGGGCTTCCATAAACGCTATGTTCTGCCGATCGAAAAAGACCGTGACGAAAAAAGAATCGGACAGCTTCAGCAATTAATCCGGCCATTCCTTCTCCGGCGGACGAAACGGGATGAAGAGGTCGCGCTTAATCTTCCTGAAAAGCTGGAAGAAAAAGAATTTATCCCGCTGTCAGCCGAACAGGCGTCACTTTATGAGCAGCTCGTCAAAGACACATTTGACCATATGACATCACTGACCGGCATGCAGCGAAAAGCGCTGATCCTCAGCATGCTTGGACGCCTTAAGCAAATATGTGATCACCCCGCGCTCTATTTAAAAGAAGATCAAACTGAGCTACTGGCCGGCAGATCAGTCAAGCTCGAAAAATTGCTGGACCTGATGACGGCGATCCGCGCCCAAAATGAAAGCTGCCTCATTTTTACGCAATACATTCAGATGGGGAACATGATGAAGCGGCTGCTTGAAAAAACGTTCGGCGAACCCGTGCAATTTTTAAACGGGAGCCTCTCTAAGCAGGAGCGGGATTCACTCGTTGAGAGATTCCAGAAGAAAGAATACCCGACACTCATTCTTTCACTCAAAGCTGGAGGCACCGGGCTCAATTTGACCGCCGCCAATCACGTCATCCATTATGACAGATGGTGGAATCCGGCGGTCGAAAATCAAGCGACTGACCGGGCTTATCGCATTGGCCAAGAGCGCTTTGTTCACGTTCATAAAATGATTACAACGGGAACAATCGAAGAAAAAATTGATGTCATGCTTGAATCGAAGCAAACCCTGAACGACCAAATTATCCAAAGTGAAAACTGGATTACCGAGCTTTCCACACAGGAACTCGAAGAATTGTTTACATTAAGCGCCTCTGCGCGATGA
- a CDS encoding SWIM zinc finger family protein, whose protein sequence is MLQNMISKDDVLASAEQLKELLPYNEEHVQLIKKALILYRQDSVYRLQAVSPTEVTAYVQDVVPVRVTLNLFVIAKSGCSCPSGRICRHMLAVFLYVYAMFERVGTFTEHWLEREKLEESKELVRRKFQEKVLPNEESLSSWLAFFDSEFSLWQARTPEGSQNMQGLYYGYLSALKKHTPNKPELKSLYQIHSAIAVWLRMFTLIEAGKLNPEQDFYSLNPYVEQLMDTIYSSIDKLKTYALSFALDPFLEKTPDVIRHLLLKEDIFQYERIRIFGEIWSALLSRPKWVARERDILNKETGRRFSPELQFGRLHLEFLQKSDDVIFEEAGQFPPEALPYTFQWLSEMTAKKDWKRLKTWYQRIEPIAIGYTKLDKPFKEIRDVIGELFLLLNAYVKQTNGQALFERYAAGCLPYTFTEYSHHLYEKKRYAEWIEIHSLVGFSIYEMDKMMLKEIAASDPEALIPAYHREVAFFIDQKNRSSYKEAARYLKKLRTLYRKAKKLKVWERYIQQLSSHYKRLRALQEELQKGKLIDGES, encoded by the coding sequence ATGCTTCAGAATATGATTTCCAAAGACGATGTGCTGGCATCCGCTGAACAGTTGAAAGAACTGCTTCCTTACAATGAGGAACATGTTCAGCTGATTAAAAAAGCACTTATTTTATATCGGCAGGATTCAGTCTATCGTTTACAAGCAGTGAGTCCGACGGAAGTTACGGCTTATGTGCAGGATGTTGTGCCTGTGCGGGTCACATTGAACTTGTTTGTCATAGCCAAAAGCGGCTGTTCATGTCCGTCCGGAAGAATCTGCCGCCATATGCTGGCTGTTTTTTTATATGTATATGCAATGTTCGAGCGAGTGGGTACCTTTACAGAGCATTGGCTGGAGAGGGAAAAGCTCGAGGAAAGCAAAGAGCTCGTCCGCCGGAAATTCCAGGAAAAAGTGCTTCCCAATGAAGAATCGCTTTCCAGCTGGCTTGCTTTTTTTGATTCAGAGTTCTCCCTCTGGCAGGCGCGAACGCCGGAAGGCAGCCAAAACATGCAAGGCCTCTATTACGGCTACCTGTCCGCTTTAAAAAAGCACACGCCAAACAAGCCGGAGCTGAAAAGCCTGTACCAGATTCATTCCGCGATCGCGGTGTGGCTTCGCATGTTTACATTGATTGAAGCGGGCAAACTGAACCCCGAGCAAGACTTTTATTCCCTCAATCCTTATGTTGAACAGCTGATGGATACGATCTACAGCTCTATTGATAAATTAAAAACATACGCGCTTTCATTTGCGCTTGATCCATTTTTGGAGAAAACACCGGATGTGATCCGGCATTTGCTTTTGAAAGAAGACATTTTTCAATATGAACGCATCCGCATTTTCGGTGAAATTTGGAGCGCGCTGCTGTCGCGGCCAAAGTGGGTGGCGCGTGAAAGGGACATATTGAATAAAGAAACCGGACGGCGTTTTTCTCCTGAATTGCAATTCGGGCGTTTGCATTTGGAATTCCTGCAAAAGAGTGATGATGTGATTTTTGAGGAAGCTGGCCAATTCCCGCCGGAAGCGCTGCCGTATACGTTTCAGTGGCTGAGTGAAATGACTGCCAAGAAGGATTGGAAACGGCTGAAAACTTGGTATCAGCGAATTGAACCGATTGCGATAGGTTATACGAAACTCGATAAGCCGTTTAAAGAGATTCGAGATGTGATCGGCGAGCTGTTTCTTCTGCTGAATGCCTATGTGAAGCAAACCAATGGCCAAGCGCTGTTTGAACGCTATGCTGCGGGCTGTCTGCCGTATACGTTCACAGAATACAGCCATCATTTATATGAGAAAAAAAGGTACGCCGAGTGGATCGAAATTCACAGTCTTGTGGGCTTTTCCATCTATGAAATGGATAAAATGATGCTGAAGGAAATTGCTGCGAGCGATCCTGAAGCGCTTATTCCGGCTTACCACAGAGAAGTGGCCTTTTTTATCGATCAGAAGAACCGCAGCTCGTACAAGGAAGCCGCCCGGTATTTGAAAAAACTGCGCACCCTGTACAGAAAAGCGAAAAAACTGAAGGTGTGGGAGCGGTATATTCAGCAGCTGAGCTCGCATTACAAGCGCCTGCGCGCGCTTCAAGAAGAACTGCAGAAAGGAAAGTTGATTGATGGCGAGTCTTAA
- a CDS encoding YveK family protein, producing the protein MGESTSLKEIFSTLRKRMLLIMIVTAAATAAGGLISFFALTPIYENSTQILVNQSKNDRKEVQFNDVQTNLQLINTYNVIIKSPAILDEVIKEMGLSMTSQELNDKITVSSEQDSQVVNISVKDGNAETAAHIANTIASVFQDKITTIMNVDNVSILSKAEVSGHSSPVSPKPLLNIAIAFAAGLAGSVGLAFLLEYLDNTIKSEEQLESLLDIPVLGTVSTIANEQKTTTSLHGIQSEKAGSGHFGA; encoded by the coding sequence ATGGGAGAATCTACTAGTTTAAAAGAAATATTTTCAACGTTAAGAAAACGCATGCTTTTGATTATGATTGTAACAGCGGCTGCCACTGCTGCCGGCGGACTTATCAGTTTCTTCGCACTTACACCCATCTATGAAAATTCAACTCAGATTCTGGTCAATCAATCGAAAAACGATCGAAAAGAAGTCCAATTTAACGATGTCCAAACCAATCTTCAGTTAATCAATACGTATAACGTCATCATTAAGAGCCCTGCCATCTTAGATGAAGTCATTAAAGAAATGGGTTTGTCGATGACGTCTCAAGAGCTGAATGACAAAATTACCGTATCCAGCGAGCAGGATTCCCAAGTGGTCAACATATCAGTCAAGGATGGAAACGCGGAAACGGCGGCTCATATTGCCAACACCATCGCATCTGTCTTTCAAGACAAAATCACAACCATTATGAATGTTGACAATGTCAGTATTCTGTCAAAAGCCGAGGTTTCAGGACATTCATCACCTGTATCGCCAAAGCCGCTCCTAAACATTGCGATCGCGTTCGCGGCGGGATTGGCGGGAAGCGTTGGACTGGCCTTCCTGCTTGAGTATTTGGACAATACGATCAAATCGGAAGAGCAGCTCGAGTCCTTGCTGGACATACCTGTTTTAGGGACGGTTTCCACCATTGCGAATGAGCAGAAAACAACGACTAGCTTACACGGCATCCAATCTGAAAAAGCGGGGAGTGGACATTTTGGCGCTTAG
- a CDS encoding CpsD/CapB family tyrosine-protein kinase: MALRKSRGSWMRRNVIAMSEPKSLNSEQYRTIRTNIEFATVDRQMKSVMITSASPGEGKSTTAANLAVVFAQQGKKVLLVDADLRRPTVHTAFHLENIIGLTSVLLRKSSLKQAVQASNEKQLDVLTSGPIPPNPAELLSSKGMKELADEACAAYDMVIFDTPPILAVADAQILGSVADGSILVISSGKTEKERAAKAKEALESCNSKLLGAIMNGKKRSRNAAYGYYGNKDNFIQNK; encoded by the coding sequence TTGGCGCTTAGAAAAAGCAGAGGGTCTTGGATGCGCAGGAATGTCATTGCGATGTCAGAGCCGAAGTCCTTGAACTCAGAGCAATATCGGACGATTCGTACAAATATAGAATTTGCTACAGTGGACCGCCAAATGAAATCTGTGATGATTACATCGGCCAGTCCTGGAGAAGGAAAATCAACGACGGCCGCTAATCTTGCTGTCGTATTTGCCCAGCAGGGAAAAAAAGTGCTTCTGGTTGACGCTGATTTGCGAAGGCCAACAGTGCATACAGCCTTTCATCTTGAAAATATAATCGGTTTAACTTCTGTTTTATTAAGGAAAAGCTCATTGAAACAGGCTGTGCAAGCCTCAAATGAAAAACAGCTTGACGTGCTGACGAGCGGCCCGATCCCGCCAAACCCGGCCGAGCTTCTCTCCTCAAAGGGGATGAAAGAACTTGCCGACGAAGCGTGTGCGGCATATGACATGGTTATCTTTGATACGCCGCCTATTCTCGCTGTAGCGGACGCACAGATTTTAGGGAGCGTGGCTGACGGTTCTATTTTGGTTATTTCAAGCGGGAAAACAGAAAAAGAACGAGCCGCAAAAGCGAAAGAGGCACTTGAATCGTGCAATAGCAAGCTCCTTGGAGCGATTATGAATGGGAAAAAGCGTTCGAGGAATGCAGCATACGGATACTATGGAAACAAGGATAACTTCATACAAAATAAATAA